The following proteins are encoded in a genomic region of Bernardetia sp. MNP-M8:
- the pbpC gene encoding penicillin-binding protein 1C translates to MIKQFLKKLFKLTLKIGIIGLLSTVILFFTCNYFFPFKLDISYSQLILDRKGEIVYGFLSKDDKWRFQTELDEISPTLKETILYKEDRWFYYHFGVNPFSVGRAAARNIWTGRRTSGASTITMQVVRLLNPKSRTYFNKIIETFRAFQLELNLSKDEILQLYLNLIPYGGNIEGVKSASLLYFGQEPEKLSLAQITALTIVPNRPTTLGFSTNSDKDYWITVQKIIKERNKWLKRFKNDNLFKTENINDALEEPLDINFRKMSREAPHFSFFLHSKYPNQNILETTLDRTIQQKVEQITQNYTRRLGKLGIYNSAILVVDNQTKEIRAYIGSQDFSDSLHNGQVDGVQAYRSPGSTLKPLIYGMAFDEGFLTPKRKLLDVPIDYDGYTPENFDKNFNGEVSVEVALAYSLNVPAVNTLKELSVFKMVQKLSDAGFSQIEADRHKLGLSLALGGCGVSLEEMVGLFSAYSTKGVFEKPHYLKKNSDKKDKKTNKKSHSIAEDNFSFQLISEESAYMVSDILTKVERPDFPSDYQNSKNVPKISWKTGTSYGRRDAWSIGYNAHYTIGVWIGNFNGQSSEYLTGAQVATPLLFQLFGSVDYAATNESIKPPKTLKQRMVCSETGKVPADFCESLLNDFYIPTISQSDECKHLKKVFVSKEEGKNQENTKITYCSFCLPKDNSEYRTEYFPNIKPELTSYYLNRNLPIRSVPPHNPNCTHIFKDKNSPQIISLFENREYILDDDSTQLLLECRTASDISSVFWYINDKFFKESKPNERVFFSPFEFEATQNKNNKKGKTHNKTKISCTDNKGRNTDIYVVLKRSF, encoded by the coding sequence ATGATAAAACAATTCCTCAAAAAACTCTTCAAATTAACTTTAAAAATAGGTATAATCGGATTACTCTCAACCGTAATTCTATTTTTCACATGCAATTATTTCTTTCCTTTTAAATTAGATATTTCCTATTCTCAACTTATTTTGGACAGGAAAGGAGAAATTGTATATGGTTTTTTGAGCAAAGACGACAAATGGCGTTTTCAAACTGAATTAGATGAAATCAGTCCAACGTTGAAAGAAACTATTTTATATAAAGAAGACCGTTGGTTTTATTATCATTTTGGTGTAAATCCGTTTTCTGTTGGGCGTGCAGCAGCTAGAAATATTTGGACTGGAAGACGAACTTCTGGAGCTTCTACAATTACAATGCAAGTTGTGCGATTACTAAATCCAAAATCAAGAACGTATTTTAATAAAATCATCGAAACATTTAGAGCTTTTCAGTTAGAATTAAATCTTTCAAAAGACGAAATCTTACAACTTTATCTTAATCTAATTCCGTATGGTGGAAATATTGAAGGTGTAAAATCGGCTTCTCTTCTCTATTTTGGACAAGAACCTGAAAAGTTAAGTTTGGCACAAATTACAGCTCTTACTATTGTTCCAAATCGTCCGACAACGTTAGGATTTTCTACCAATTCGGATAAAGATTATTGGATTACAGTTCAAAAAATCATTAAAGAGCGAAACAAATGGTTAAAACGTTTTAAGAACGATAATTTATTTAAAACTGAAAATATAAATGATGCTTTAGAAGAACCTTTAGATATTAATTTTAGAAAAATGAGCCGAGAAGCTCCTCATTTTTCTTTCTTTCTACATTCAAAATATCCAAATCAGAATATTTTAGAAACTACTTTAGACCGAACCATTCAGCAAAAAGTAGAACAGATTACTCAAAATTATACTCGTAGATTAGGAAAATTAGGTATTTATAATTCGGCTATTTTGGTTGTCGATAATCAGACAAAAGAAATTCGTGCTTATATCGGTTCACAAGATTTTTCAGATTCTTTGCACAATGGGCAAGTGGATGGCGTACAGGCATATCGTTCACCAGGGAGTACATTAAAACCTCTTATTTACGGAATGGCATTCGATGAGGGTTTTTTGACTCCAAAACGAAAACTCTTAGATGTTCCGATTGATTATGACGGTTACACACCTGAAAATTTTGATAAGAATTTTAATGGAGAAGTGAGTGTAGAAGTTGCGCTGGCGTATTCGTTGAATGTTCCTGCTGTAAATACACTAAAAGAATTGAGTGTTTTTAAAATGGTTCAGAAACTTTCTGATGCAGGTTTTTCTCAGATTGAAGCCGATAGACACAAACTTGGTCTTTCCTTGGCTTTAGGGGGTTGTGGAGTTTCTTTGGAGGAAATGGTCGGACTTTTTTCAGCTTATTCTACAAAAGGAGTTTTTGAAAAACCTCATTATTTAAAGAAAAATAGTGATAAAAAAGACAAAAAAACAAATAAAAAAAGTCATTCTATTGCAGAAGATAATTTTTCATTTCAACTTATTTCAGAAGAATCTGCTTATATGGTTTCGGATATTCTTACAAAAGTAGAACGTCCAGATTTTCCTTCTGATTATCAAAACAGTAAAAATGTCCCAAAAATTTCTTGGAAAACAGGTACTTCGTATGGTCGTAGAGATGCGTGGAGTATTGGCTACAATGCACATTATACAATAGGCGTTTGGATTGGAAATTTTAATGGACAGAGTTCTGAATATCTGACAGGGGCTCAAGTTGCAACGCCACTTTTATTTCAGCTTTTTGGAAGTGTAGATTATGCAGCAACCAATGAATCTATAAAACCACCAAAAACATTAAAACAAAGAATGGTTTGCAGTGAAACGGGTAAAGTTCCTGCTGATTTTTGTGAGAGTTTATTGAATGATTTTTATATTCCGACGATTTCTCAAAGTGATGAATGCAAGCATTTGAAAAAGGTTTTTGTGAGTAAAGAGGAAGGAAAGAATCAAGAAAATACTAAAATAACCTATTGTTCTTTTTGTCTTCCAAAAGATAATTCAGAATACAGAACTGAATATTTCCCCAACATAAAACCAGAGCTTACTTCTTATTATTTAAACAGAAATTTACCAATTCGTAGTGTTCCACCTCACAATCCGAATTGTACGCATATTTTTAAAGATAAAAACTCACCTCAAATTATTTCACTTTTTGAAAACAGAGAATATATTTTAGATGATGATTCGACACAGCTTTTATTAGAATGCAGAACAGCATCAGATATTAGTAGTGTTTTTTGGTATATCAATGATAAATTTTTTAAGGAAAGTAAACCTAACGAAAGAGTTTTTTTTAGTCCTTTTGAGTTTGAAGCAACACAAAATAAAAATAACAAAAAAGGAAAAACTCATAATAAAACAAAGATTTCTTGTACTGATAACAAAGGCAGAAATACAGATATTTATGTTGTTTTGAAAAGGAGTTTTTAA
- a CDS encoding methylated-DNA--[protein]-cysteine S-methyltransferase yields the protein MQITDSKQIATYYKALVEKNENFVGIFYVGVKTTSIFCIANCRARKPKLENVIFYTTFKEALSEGFRPCKICKPTQNANQAPKEVEKAIQLVKENPKEKISDYRLQENDISAKVVRNWFKKNYGMTFHAYQRMYRINTAFQELQNGKQTTETAFEIGYESLSGFGYTFKKIMGTSPKNSQKNTQIMSKKKEDKTELKSTVLISRLTTPLGAMFVCATENGICLLEFADRKMLETEFADIQKRLNAVILTGENKHITQAKKELEEYFEGKRTIFEVNLEPIGTDFQKTVWEGLHQIEYGKTRSYQEQSEHLGNPKAIRAVASANGMNKISIIIPCHRVIGKDGKLTGYGGGLERKKWLLMHENKYNPNKEGNEKELRLF from the coding sequence ATGCAAATTACAGACTCAAAACAAATAGCAACCTATTACAAAGCCTTAGTAGAGAAAAATGAGAATTTTGTAGGAATTTTCTATGTTGGTGTAAAGACGACTTCTATTTTTTGTATTGCCAATTGCCGAGCCAGAAAACCAAAGTTAGAAAATGTAATTTTTTATACCACTTTTAAAGAGGCTTTGAGCGAAGGTTTTCGTCCTTGCAAAATCTGTAAACCTACTCAAAATGCAAATCAAGCTCCTAAAGAAGTAGAAAAAGCTATTCAATTGGTTAAAGAAAATCCAAAAGAAAAAATATCAGATTATCGTTTGCAAGAAAATGATATTAGTGCAAAAGTAGTTCGTAATTGGTTTAAAAAAAATTATGGAATGACTTTTCACGCCTATCAACGTATGTACAGAATAAATACAGCTTTTCAAGAATTACAAAATGGAAAACAAACCACCGAAACAGCTTTCGAAATTGGTTACGAATCGTTAAGTGGTTTTGGTTATACTTTTAAAAAAATTATGGGAACATCACCAAAGAACAGTCAAAAAAATACTCAAATAATGAGTAAAAAGAAAGAAGACAAAACAGAATTAAAATCAACTGTTTTGATAAGCAGATTGACAACTCCTTTGGGAGCAATGTTTGTTTGTGCAACGGAAAATGGAATTTGTTTACTAGAATTTGCAGACCGAAAAATGTTAGAAACAGAATTTGCAGATATTCAAAAACGATTAAATGCTGTTATCTTGACAGGAGAAAACAAACATATTACTCAAGCAAAAAAAGAATTAGAAGAATATTTTGAAGGAAAACGAACCATTTTTGAAGTAAATTTAGAACCCATCGGAACAGATTTTCAAAAAACAGTTTGGGAAGGTTTGCATCAAATTGAATACGGAAAAACCCGTTCGTATCAAGAGCAATCTGAACATTTAGGAAATCCGAAAGCTATTCGTGCTGTTGCTTCAGCAAATGGAATGAACAAAATATCGATTATTATTCCTTGTCATCGTGTGATTGGAAAAGATGGAAAACTGACAGGCTATGGAGGAGGGTTAGAACGCAAAAAATGGCTTTTGATGCACGAAAATAAATACAATCCGAATAAGGAAGGAAATGAAAAAGAACTGCGTTTGTTTTGA
- a CDS encoding serine hydrolase domain-containing protein produces the protein MLKYIYILLIAPLIFTGCVKSNQPTQVKDNTNLSKIVDSGAKEMLKQPLINSASIAIFYKEKEYIGHYGELEKGKNNKPSNSTIYEIGSLSKVLTGTLVANAVLEEKIDIEDNITKYLDGEYPNLSYSNQPIKVKNLLTHTSRLPNMLPLELNPILDNFLDYDTPLKINEVLKEYNKTKFLNDLHTIKIDAQLGKKYSYSSAGTELTAHILEQIYKTDYENILTNFLSKEIGMTNTKVNLNEEDSKELAVGYHVDNPKATLPMGKLPWGAGGGIKSTIPDMMSFIKYQLKNNMVVEESHKTLYKADSTTEIAYFWRADLADTKLGKYYFHHGGVPRSQCYIFIIPKHNLGAFIITNQSGTQTAKIMATTLDKIFEELLEIKN, from the coding sequence ATGCTCAAATATATTTATATTCTATTAATTGCTCCATTGATTTTTACAGGTTGTGTCAAATCAAATCAACCTACTCAAGTTAAAGATAATACTAATTTATCAAAAATAGTTGATAGTGGTGCAAAAGAAATGCTTAAGCAGCCACTAATTAACTCTGCATCTATTGCTATTTTTTATAAAGAAAAAGAATATATTGGACATTACGGAGAGCTAGAAAAAGGCAAAAATAACAAACCTAGCAATTCAACAATATATGAGATTGGTTCTCTAAGTAAAGTCCTCACAGGTACGCTTGTAGCCAATGCTGTGTTAGAAGAAAAAATTGATATTGAAGATAATATTACTAAATATTTAGATGGAGAATACCCTAATCTAAGTTATTCAAATCAGCCTATAAAAGTAAAAAATCTACTGACTCATACAAGTAGACTTCCTAATATGCTTCCTTTAGAGTTAAATCCCATATTAGATAATTTTTTAGATTATGACACTCCATTAAAAATCAATGAAGTATTGAAAGAGTATAATAAAACTAAATTTTTGAATGATTTACATACCATCAAAATAGATGCTCAATTGGGAAAGAAATATTCATATTCAAGTGCAGGAACAGAGCTTACAGCGCATATTTTAGAACAGATTTATAAGACAGATTATGAAAATATATTAACTAATTTCCTCTCCAAAGAAATAGGGATGACTAATACAAAAGTTAATCTTAATGAAGAAGACTCAAAAGAATTGGCAGTAGGTTATCATGTAGATAACCCAAAAGCCACCCTTCCTATGGGAAAACTACCTTGGGGAGCTGGTGGAGGTATAAAATCTACGATTCCTGATATGATGAGTTTCATAAAGTACCAACTCAAAAATAATATGGTTGTAGAAGAATCACATAAGACATTATATAAAGCTGATTCAACTACTGAAATAGCTTATTTTTGGAGAGCAGATTTAGCAGATACTAAACTAGGAAAATATTATTTTCATCATGGAGGCGTACCAAGGTCTCAATGCTACATTTTTATTATTCCAAAGCATAATTTAGGTGCTTTTATAATTACGAATCAAAGCGGTACACAAACAGCAAAAATAATGGCAACAACGTTAGATAAAATATTTGAGGAATTATTAGAAATAAAAAATTAA
- a CDS encoding 3'-5' exonuclease, whose product MDFITIDFETANSYRNSACEIGLTFVKESQIVETKSWLIRPKINQFDPMNVSIHGITAADVWEQPRFDQLWKSDLKDLLENQFLIAHNASFDFSVLRKTLDHYNLPYPDLSYSCSYLFAKKIWTEMPRYDLKTLCNQNEIYFRHHRAGSDADATAQLAIKGFEKMNVTCQKTFSEKLEITVGKLFKGGYIPSTNHKKTKRKRTY is encoded by the coding sequence ATGGATTTTATAACAATAGACTTCGAAACTGCCAATTCGTATAGAAATAGTGCCTGTGAAATAGGACTTACCTTTGTTAAAGAGAGCCAAATTGTAGAAACAAAATCGTGGTTGATTCGTCCAAAAATCAATCAATTTGATCCAATGAATGTTTCTATTCACGGAATTACGGCTGCTGACGTTTGGGAACAACCTCGTTTTGACCAGCTTTGGAAATCGGATTTGAAAGATTTATTAGAAAATCAGTTTTTGATAGCACATAATGCTAGTTTTGACTTTTCGGTTCTTCGAAAAACATTAGACCATTACAACTTGCCTTATCCTGATTTGTCGTATTCGTGTAGTTATCTGTTTGCCAAAAAGATTTGGACAGAGATGCCTCGTTATGATTTGAAGACCCTTTGTAACCAAAATGAAATTTATTTTCGTCATCACAGAGCAGGTTCTGATGCCGATGCAACAGCACAATTAGCTATAAAAGGTTTTGAGAAAATGAATGTTACTTGTCAAAAAACATTTTCCGAAAAACTAGAAATTACGGTTGGAAAACTTTTTAAAGGTGGATATATTCCTTCTACCAACCACAAAAAAACGAAGAGAAAAAGAACATACTAG
- a CDS encoding hydroxymethylglutaryl-CoA lyase, whose product MLKIIECPRDAMQGLSHFIDTDIKINYLNSLLKVGFDTLDFGSFVSEKAIPQMRDTAEVLENLDLSTTNTKLLAVIAGYGGLKRAIEFEKIDYLGFPLSISETFQIRNTKKTIEEALGVVSEAQNLCLKNDKKLVVYLSMAFGNPYKEAYNPEIVGEFMKKLDEMEIKIIQLSDTIGSSTKENIIPLFESLTKEFPHIEIGSHFHSPLRTASEKIEAAYQAGCRRFDGAMLGFGGCPMAKDELTGNIPTESILAFANMNELETGLDMVKFSESLNQAKQVFDEKVIV is encoded by the coding sequence ATGCTCAAAATTATTGAATGTCCTCGTGATGCGATGCAAGGCTTATCGCATTTTATAGATACAGATATTAAAATAAATTATCTCAATTCGCTTCTCAAAGTGGGTTTTGATACACTTGATTTTGGAAGTTTTGTTTCTGAAAAAGCAATTCCTCAAATGAGAGATACAGCAGAGGTTTTAGAAAATCTTGATTTATCAACTACAAATACAAAACTGCTTGCTGTCATTGCAGGCTATGGAGGATTGAAGCGTGCTATTGAGTTTGAAAAAATAGATTATTTAGGCTTTCCTCTGTCTATTTCTGAAACTTTCCAAATTAGAAATACCAAAAAAACGATTGAAGAAGCTCTTGGCGTAGTAAGTGAAGCACAAAATTTGTGTCTAAAAAATGACAAAAAGTTAGTGGTTTATTTGTCAATGGCTTTTGGAAACCCTTATAAAGAAGCATACAATCCAGAAATTGTAGGCGAGTTTATGAAAAAACTAGATGAGATGGAAATCAAAATTATTCAGCTCTCAGATACAATTGGCTCTTCTACTAAAGAAAATATTATTCCTTTATTCGAATCACTGACTAAAGAATTTCCTCATATAGAAATTGGTTCTCATTTTCACTCTCCTCTTCGAACTGCTAGTGAAAAAATTGAAGCTGCGTATCAAGCAGGTTGTAGACGTTTTGATGGTGCAATGCTTGGTTTTGGAGGTTGTCCAATGGCAAAAGATGAACTAACAGGAAATATTCCTACTGAATCTATTTTGGCGTTTGCAAATATGAACGAACTAGAAACAGGTTTGGATATGGTCAAATTTAGTGAATCATTAAATCAAGCTAAACAAGTCTTTGATGAAAAAGTAATTGTTTGA
- a CDS encoding NAD(P)/FAD-dependent oxidoreductase, whose amino-acid sequence MTDVLIIGGGIAGLTAARKLHRRGLSVKIIEATDRVGGRVKTDIVNGFRLDRGFQVLLTAYPEAQKALSYSKLQLRTIDAGALLHTDKGVFEFADPFRNPSKTLSTLANPIGTWADKLRMLLVKTEINGKDLHEIFTQPETTTYQALRENYHFKSSLIEQFLNPFLAGIFLEKDLETSNRMFDFVFQMFSNGKGAVPALGMEEIPRQLASVLPNDAIITNERVVSIHKNVATTESGNEFEAKTILIATDNNEFAQSYRANTTENENTRGTTNLYFSMDKSIVKRPILCLNSLENRLVNNFVMMSDISSDYAPIDKSLLSVSIVTDDENKDFTEEELVEKARRELSLWYGTHAYEWDFLRSYSISDALPNQNSVKHTPSMEDLKIHDGLYRCGDYLLNGSLNAAMRSGRLVANLIGDEI is encoded by the coding sequence ATGACCGACGTACTTATCATTGGAGGAGGAATTGCAGGACTTACGGCTGCTAGAAAATTACATAGAAGAGGACTTTCTGTCAAAATCATCGAAGCAACAGATAGAGTAGGTGGCAGAGTAAAAACTGATATCGTAAATGGCTTTCGTTTGGATAGAGGTTTTCAAGTTCTTCTGACAGCTTATCCAGAAGCACAAAAGGCATTAAGTTACTCAAAACTTCAACTCAGAACTATTGATGCAGGTGCGCTTTTGCATACTGATAAAGGAGTTTTTGAGTTTGCAGATCCATTTAGAAATCCATCCAAAACGCTTTCTACACTAGCTAATCCGATAGGAACGTGGGCAGACAAATTGCGTATGCTTTTGGTGAAAACGGAAATCAATGGAAAGGATTTGCATGAGATTTTTACGCAACCCGAAACTACAACCTATCAAGCTCTTAGAGAAAATTATCATTTTAAAAGCTCGTTGATAGAACAGTTTTTAAATCCATTTTTGGCAGGAATATTTTTAGAAAAAGACTTAGAAACTTCTAACCGAATGTTTGATTTTGTCTTTCAAATGTTTTCGAATGGAAAAGGAGCAGTTCCAGCTTTGGGAATGGAAGAAATTCCTCGTCAGTTGGCTAGTGTTTTGCCAAATGATGCCATTATTACTAATGAAAGAGTAGTTTCAATTCATAAAAATGTAGCCACTACAGAAAGTGGAAATGAGTTTGAAGCAAAAACTATCTTGATAGCAACGGATAATAATGAGTTTGCACAATCGTACCGAGCAAATACTACAGAAAATGAAAACACAAGAGGAACAACAAATCTATATTTCTCAATGGACAAATCAATTGTAAAACGTCCTATTTTGTGTCTAAATTCTTTAGAAAACCGACTAGTAAATAATTTTGTAATGATGAGTGATATTTCTTCGGATTATGCGCCGATTGATAAATCACTACTTTCAGTTTCGATTGTTACAGATGATGAAAATAAAGACTTCACAGAAGAAGAGTTGGTAGAAAAGGCAAGAAGAGAACTAAGTTTGTGGTACGGAACGCACGCCTACGAGTGGGATTTTTTAAGGTCGTATTCTATCTCTGATGCTCTTCCAAATCAAAACTCTGTAAAACACACGCCTTCTATGGAAGATTTGAAAATACATGATGGTTTGTACCGTTGTGGCGATTATCTTTTGAATGGTTCTTTGAATGCTGCAATGCGTTCTGGGCGTTTGGTGGCGAATTTGATTGGAGATGAGATTTAG
- a CDS encoding D-alanine--D-alanine ligase: protein MIKIGVFFGGVSREREISFSGAKTVSQTLNRSLFEPVYILVDSLGKFIKINPVQFEHKAISHFYPTQESIPEEYDEFSPVYIETLEDLTKEKHRKIMEEVGTPIPTENLSEHIDFALLMLHGTFAEDGMLQGLFEWLQIPYSGCGIFSSSFSIDKHLQQVVNEKLSLGSSRKYHMMRKDEWSKCDRSTLFEELKSKLGLPLVIKAPYQGSSIGVSILKVDNLEAFTKAVNTSLFARQISKEEWTELTELQRKEYVNGLMSLEKGIGLPVIFEEKSLLGGNLGEQIIYSPIKLIAKLNDFFSYSEEDALLFSFESEDMVLFEQHLSGKEFSCGVIQNENLEAIALPPTEIITLTKVYDFEAKYLPNASQKRIPIDIPTDKIIEIQEKCKEIFQTFKFDACARIDGFYTDENTIELIDINTLPGMSPTSLIFRQAAEIGFSPTDFMTYLVYQSLNCRVHTAKRPYFFRTLFKKLESELLDSDYHKKEKVAIFFDATTFEEARKEYNIVASEGKQNPFCVFIKEENENVSIYKLPVSFLLKPNVEEVIQNLDAELHPAISHTIEKAKELTDFFVKDFVSTSQKITLEDINDTTNDAIWLPKSENNENAPKSKIKRQLYEIGMAVVD from the coding sequence ATGATAAAGATAGGTGTTTTTTTTGGTGGGGTTTCTCGTGAACGTGAAATTTCATTTTCAGGAGCAAAAACGGTTTCCCAAACCCTCAATCGTTCACTTTTTGAGCCTGTTTATATTTTGGTAGATAGCTTAGGAAAGTTTATCAAAATAAATCCTGTTCAGTTCGAACACAAAGCCATTTCTCATTTTTATCCTACTCAAGAATCTATTCCAGAAGAGTACGATGAGTTTTCACCTGTCTATATCGAAACGCTTGAAGATTTGACCAAGGAAAAGCATAGAAAAATAATGGAAGAAGTGGGAACACCAATTCCTACTGAGAATTTGTCTGAACATATAGATTTTGCTCTTTTGATGTTGCACGGAACATTTGCCGAAGATGGCATGTTGCAAGGACTTTTTGAGTGGTTACAGATTCCGTATTCGGGTTGTGGAATTTTTTCTTCTTCTTTTTCTATTGACAAGCATTTGCAACAAGTCGTAAATGAAAAATTGAGTTTAGGAAGTAGTCGAAAGTATCACATGATGCGAAAAGACGAATGGTCAAAATGTGATAGAAGTACACTTTTTGAAGAGTTAAAATCAAAATTGGGCTTACCTCTCGTCATAAAAGCTCCTTATCAAGGTTCTTCGATTGGAGTTTCTATTCTGAAAGTTGATAATTTGGAAGCCTTCACAAAAGCCGTCAATACTTCTCTTTTTGCTCGTCAGATTTCAAAAGAGGAGTGGACAGAATTAACAGAACTACAGCGAAAAGAATATGTAAACGGACTAATGAGCCTAGAAAAAGGAATTGGTCTGCCCGTTATTTTTGAAGAAAAATCTCTTTTAGGTGGAAATTTGGGTGAACAAATTATTTATTCTCCAATAAAACTGATTGCAAAACTAAATGATTTCTTTTCTTATTCTGAAGAAGATGCTTTGCTTTTTTCTTTTGAAAGTGAAGATATGGTTTTGTTTGAACAACATTTATCAGGAAAAGAATTTTCTTGTGGAGTTATTCAAAATGAAAATTTAGAAGCTATTGCACTTCCTCCGACAGAAATAATAACATTAACAAAAGTCTATGATTTTGAGGCAAAATATTTACCTAATGCAAGTCAAAAACGCATTCCGATAGATATTCCGACAGACAAAATTATAGAAATTCAAGAAAAATGTAAAGAGATTTTTCAAACCTTTAAGTTTGACGCTTGTGCAAGAATTGATGGCTTCTATACAGATGAAAATACCATTGAACTCATCGACATAAATACACTTCCAGGGATGTCGCCTACATCGCTTATTTTCCGTCAAGCTGCCGAAATTGGTTTTTCACCTACGGATTTTATGACTTATTTGGTCTATCAATCTCTTAATTGTAGAGTTCATACAGCCAAAAGACCTTATTTTTTCAGAACTTTATTCAAAAAACTAGAAAGCGAACTTTTAGATTCTGATTACCATAAAAAAGAAAAAGTAGCTATATTTTTTGATGCAACTACTTTTGAAGAAGCACGAAAAGAATACAATATCGTAGCATCAGAAGGAAAACAAAATCCTTTTTGTGTATTCATAAAAGAAGAAAACGAAAATGTAAGTATTTATAAATTGCCTGTTTCTTTTCTTTTGAAACCGAATGTAGAAGAAGTAATTCAAAACCTAGATGCTGAGCTTCATCCTGCCATTTCTCACACCATCGAAAAGGCAAAAGAACTAACTGATTTCTTTGTAAAAGATTTTGTTTCTACTTCTCAAAAAATTACTTTAGAAGACATCAATGACACAACAAATGATGCAATTTGGCTTCCTAAAAGTGAGAATAATGAAAATGCTCCCAAAAGTAAAATCAAAAGACAACTTTATGAAATTGGAATGGCTGTGGTGGATTAG